From a region of the Butyrivibrio sp. AE3004 genome:
- a CDS encoding PD-(D/E)XK nuclease family protein: MLRFIFGASGSGKSFHIRQEIIERSIREPERNFLIVVPDQFTMQTQLDIVKQHPRHGIMNIDVISFSRLSHRIFEEVGTEHDKVLDDMGKSLVLRHVAEGLKDKLPVIGGSMHKMGYIDEVKSTISEFMQYSIEPEMLDEIISACENKGALKAKLLDLQLLYSEFKKYIKGNYIAQEELLDVLCRAIPLSKLISDSVIAFDGFTGFTPVQYKVIAKLLQYSSEVIFSCTIGQEDNPFIYDKNAEQDLFLLTKKTVHDLLRLEYENEKYEDPAAVPDFDRWADYYSTKNAIFLKNGEYTRHALNPELAFLEQHLFRYGNEKYELSKKVDEDNKEDGYSVEKGVPGECIRILEADTVGEEVQLAFSKIKSIIRSCEGMHYRDFAIVCGSLERYEVTVASEALKYDIPVYIDQTGNIKLNPLIEAIRSALLTVSSRYSYESVFHYLRSGLSPLSAEETDKLENYVRALGIRGKKGWENGFTKIPAKILRKPKVSDLKDSENDIFEELKKQYLDEINELRQRTVDSLTPLFNAEGGTVLDYSKALYDFLIGINAAEKVSEYETLFVNEKDAIRSKEYDVIYRRVMALLEQVTALMGDEKLTFKEYADILDVGFGDIEIGTIPQSVDRIVVGDIERTRLKEVKVLFFLGVNDDLIPKSAGTGGIISDIERQFLSDSQIDIELAPTPREQMYIQRLYLYMNLTKPSDRLYLSYSHIDNDGKSIRPAYLIGKVKSLFPNAHTERFDRSTCSNIIQTKNNGIDYVASHIQDYSRGYMTGSKEDAFLALYHSLSRCGSDDDRDRLTAMIDAAGFGYEHKALSESIAALLYSNYLRNSVSRLEKFAECSYAHFLQHGLGLDEREEFSFDTSDLGTVFHGALETFSRKLEEENLTWNDFDKEQGERLLDKALKEYTADYNGNILESSKRNEYLMQRIRRILLRSIDTLQYQLKKGSFVPKSMETSFDEAGEIDAININLTEDERGRILQRMRLTGRIDRIDTFEDADHVYIKVIDFKSGKKEFDLCALYYGLQLQLVMYMNVARGMAEAKNRGKEIVPAAILYYHLSDPVLEGDDISQDSTSDDINAKVRKQLRMKGLVQKSREVVKLLDREAGEISDVIPVKFKKDGDFAKLGSNVMTADDFEEVSGYVTNLIKESGRKIMKGDIEVNPYVLKTKNACGYCRFRSICGFDESVPGYCTRDLPAKKDEEILDLIRDSNR; this comes from the coding sequence ATGCTGCGTTTTATATTTGGTGCATCGGGATCGGGCAAAAGTTTTCATATCAGGCAGGAGATAATTGAGAGAAGTATCAGAGAGCCGGAGAGGAATTTTCTTATAGTTGTACCGGATCAGTTTACGATGCAGACGCAGCTGGATATAGTAAAACAGCATCCGAGACATGGCATCATGAATATTGATGTTATCAGTTTTTCAAGACTTTCTCATCGAATTTTCGAAGAGGTTGGAACAGAGCATGATAAAGTCCTGGATGATATGGGAAAAAGCCTTGTTCTTCGCCATGTAGCGGAGGGGCTAAAGGATAAGCTTCCGGTTATAGGCGGCAGTATGCATAAAATGGGCTATATAGATGAGGTTAAGTCCACTATTTCCGAATTTATGCAGTACAGCATTGAACCGGAGATGCTTGATGAAATAATAAGTGCCTGCGAAAACAAGGGGGCTCTTAAGGCAAAGCTCCTTGACCTGCAGCTTCTTTATTCTGAATTTAAAAAATATATTAAAGGAAACTACATTGCACAGGAGGAACTGTTGGACGTTCTGTGCAGAGCTATTCCTTTGTCAAAACTGATTTCCGACAGTGTTATAGCTTTTGACGGATTTACCGGGTTTACTCCGGTACAGTACAAGGTTATAGCCAAACTTTTGCAGTATTCATCGGAAGTCATCTTTTCCTGTACCATAGGGCAGGAAGACAATCCATTTATTTATGATAAAAACGCAGAGCAGGATCTGTTTTTACTTACTAAAAAGACGGTACATGATTTATTGCGCCTTGAATATGAGAATGAGAAATATGAAGATCCCGCTGCTGTTCCCGATTTTGACAGATGGGCAGATTACTATAGTACAAAGAATGCGATTTTTCTTAAAAACGGAGAATATACAAGACATGCATTAAATCCCGAACTGGCTTTTTTGGAACAGCATCTTTTCAGATATGGGAATGAAAAGTATGAATTGTCCAAAAAGGTTGATGAGGATAATAAAGAGGATGGTTATTCTGTGGAAAAGGGTGTGCCCGGAGAGTGTATTCGAATTCTTGAGGCTGATACTGTGGGGGAGGAAGTGCAGCTTGCATTTTCCAAAATAAAAAGCATCATACGCAGCTGTGAAGGCATGCATTACAGGGATTTTGCAATTGTATGCGGAAGTCTTGAAAGATATGAGGTGACGGTGGCTTCTGAGGCATTAAAATACGATATTCCCGTTTATATTGATCAGACCGGAAATATTAAACTGAATCCTCTGATTGAGGCCATAAGAAGCGCATTATTAACGGTTTCATCACGTTACAGCTATGAATCTGTTTTTCATTATTTGAGAAGTGGACTTTCTCCGCTTTCTGCAGAGGAAACCGACAAACTGGAGAATTATGTACGAGCTCTTGGCATTCGAGGCAAGAAGGGGTGGGAGAACGGTTTTACAAAGATTCCCGCAAAAATCCTGAGGAAACCCAAAGTGTCCGATTTAAAGGACAGCGAAAATGATATATTTGAGGAGCTGAAAAAACAGTACCTCGATGAGATAAATGAATTAAGACAAAGGACAGTAGATTCTCTTACACCTCTGTTTAATGCGGAGGGCGGAACCGTTCTTGACTATTCAAAGGCTCTTTACGACTTCCTTATAGGGATTAACGCTGCAGAGAAGGTAAGTGAGTACGAGACTCTCTTCGTAAATGAGAAGGATGCGATCAGGTCAAAGGAATATGATGTGATTTATCGCAGGGTTATGGCACTTCTGGAACAGGTGACCGCACTCATGGGCGATGAGAAGCTAACCTTTAAGGAATATGCTGATATCCTTGACGTGGGCTTTGGAGATATCGAGATAGGAACCATACCGCAGAGTGTTGACAGGATAGTTGTCGGCGATATTGAGAGAACAAGACTTAAGGAAGTTAAGGTTCTTTTCTTCCTTGGAGTAAACGATGATCTTATTCCTAAATCAGCAGGTACGGGTGGCATCATTTCAGATATAGAGAGGCAGTTTCTCTCAGATTCTCAGATTGATATAGAACTTGCGCCTACCCCCAGAGAGCAGATGTATATACAGAGATTATATCTCTACATGAATCTGACGAAGCCCTCAGACAGACTTTATCTGTCGTATTCTCATATTGATAATGATGGTAAGAGCATACGCCCGGCATATCTGATAGGAAAAGTGAAATCATTGTTCCCGAATGCACATACAGAGAGGTTTGACAGAAGTACCTGCAGTAACATAATCCAGACTAAGAATAACGGAATAGACTATGTTGCATCTCATATTCAGGATTATTCGAGAGGCTATATGACAGGCAGCAAGGAGGATGCGTTTCTTGCGCTGTATCATTCACTTAGCAGGTGCGGGTCTGATGATGACAGGGACAGACTGACTGCGATGATAGATGCAGCAGGCTTTGGATATGAGCACAAGGCTCTGTCCGAGAGTATAGCAGCACTTCTCTACAGCAATTATCTGAGGAATTCCGTTTCCAGACTGGAGAAGTTTGCTGAGTGCTCTTATGCGCATTTTTTGCAACACGGACTAGGGCTTGATGAGAGAGAAGAGTTTTCCTTTGATACATCGGATCTTGGTACTGTTTTTCATGGCGCCCTTGAGACATTTTCAAGAAAACTGGAAGAAGAGAACCTCACCTGGAATGATTTTGATAAAGAACAGGGTGAGAGATTACTTGATAAAGCATTAAAGGAATATACAGCCGATTATAACGGTAATATTCTAGAGAGCAGTAAGCGCAATGAATACCTGATGCAGAGGATCAGGAGGATACTGCTCAGAAGTATCGATACCTTACAGTATCAGCTAAAGAAAGGATCTTTTGTGCCAAAAAGTATGGAAACGTCCTTTGACGAAGCAGGTGAGATCGATGCCATAAACATCAATCTGACAGAGGATGAGAGAGGAAGAATCCTTCAAAGAATGAGGCTTACGGGACGCATTGACAGGATTGATACCTTTGAGGATGCGGATCATGTATATATTAAGGTGATAGATTTTAAATCAGGTAAAAAGGAATTTGATCTTTGCGCATTATACTACGGATTACAACTTCAGCTTGTTATGTATATGAATGTGGCGAGAGGCATGGCTGAGGCAAAGAACAGAGGAAAAGAGATTGTTCCCGCCGCGATTTTATACTATCACTTAAGTGACCCGGTTCTTGAGGGAGATGACATTTCACAGGATAGTACGAGTGATGATATTAATGCGAAAGTCCGTAAACAGCTGCGCATGAAAGGTCTTGTTCAAAAGAGCAGAGAAGTTGTGAAGCTGCTTGACAGAGAGGCAGGGGAGATATCTGATGTAATTCCCGTTAAGTTCAAAAAGGACGGCGATTTTGCGAAGTTAGGCTCCAATGTAATGACGGCGGATGACTTTGAAGAAGTATCCGGGTATGTTACGAATCTTATAAAGGAAAGCGGCAGAAAAATAATGAAGGGTGATATTGAAGTCAATCCTTATGTATTGAAGACTAAAAATGCCTGCGGATACTGCAGGTTCAGGTCTATATGCGGCTTTGATGAGTCTGTTCCCGGTTATTGTACAAGGGACCTTCCCGCAAAGAAGGATGAGGAGATACTGGATCTGATAAGGGACAGCAACAGATGA
- the addA gene encoding helicase-exonuclease AddAB subunit AddA, whose protein sequence is MGFTTEQQSVIDARNSNVLVSAAAGSGKTTVLVERIIQRITGDDPIDIDKLLVVTFTKAAAAQMKEKILAAIQKKLSEDPTNSHLQRQETLVHGAQITTIDSFCQYVIKNNFNDIDLDPSYRVGDEGEMRLLKADVLEELLENKYEEGDPEFLNCMEYFATGNSDRDVEDYILKLYNYAMSMPFPEEWLSERANDYFLNEASFEEAEFVKLSKKQIAAAIDECIQYFSKALALSNEPDGPYVYADMLEEEHDKLISIRNAAGKSFDEIRAEVLNMSFGTLSRKKDESINADKREAAKNYREKGKNQLKAIVDKYFAEDKKTICKHMEYAAKPVKTLAELAISFKEKFDEKKRDKGIIDFGDMEHLALDIILNGGAKQYRDYYEEVMIDEYQDSNKVQELLLSAISGEDEGIYNRFMVGDVKQSIYKFRLARPEIFMGKMKTYSWEEGADKRKISLHNNFRSRGEVLDGVNYVFEQIMGDDLGGVSYNEDARLVTGGEFPKPEEAQKDAFTTELMLADIKDSSSEEAKETEAGMIASRIAELMKTGIVTGEDKELRPVRYGDIVILLRTTKGWDDVFRKVLESKGIPAYVESRTGYFSATEVVTVLNFLRILNNPRQDVPLVSVMHSAIGGFSDEELALIKSFDRMREKDAEKNLFDDDSFYDILLKYTGDWDNRNGDSEKAEDTSAEADILSEKLAKKISDFLAFIHEYRKKAEYLPVNELIRHILNDTHYGEYCAALPGGAKRLANLNMLCEKASDYERTSFSGVFHFVRYIEQLEKYEVDYGEANILDENADVVRIMSIHKSKGLEFPIVFLSGMSKSFNYRDTMQSVVLDMDMGMGANALDLEHRIKYRTLRKSVMSDVMKSDILGEEMRILYVAMTRAKDKLIMTGQTKIGDGEKIADSELGGQLQKYMSFRNRQPEDTEQPYLLPYYLRNSAGSYQDLVLMALARHSEFEAICKGAGIDCEPVKATDKETGNEPPFAFRLMSADELTAKEITEEVSAKVRLQKLTLDISPEEQQYVQLFEDRFSHSYAFSNYEDLYVKTTVTELKKAQLESENEPAYQLIPEEEIVPEFISDKEKKAVGAARGTIYHRIMELLYGTGDDSIDDITADLSGWIKHMEEKGKVPAGAFESVKTEDFLKFYKSEIGGRMKQAMLKGKLFRESPFMMGISANLVNPKFPESEQVLIQGIIDVWFEEDDGIVLLDYKTDKVRRAEELVEKYKVQLDYYQQALERIVQKKVKERVIYSFTLGETILL, encoded by the coding sequence ATGGGATTTACAACCGAACAACAATCAGTTATTGATGCCAGGAATTCTAATGTTCTGGTGTCGGCAGCAGCGGGTTCCGGAAAAACTACAGTGCTTGTTGAGCGCATAATACAGCGAATTACGGGTGATGACCCTATAGATATTGATAAGCTTTTGGTGGTGACCTTTACCAAGGCAGCTGCGGCTCAGATGAAGGAGAAAATCCTTGCAGCCATACAGAAAAAGCTCTCAGAGGACCCGACAAATTCGCATCTCCAAAGGCAGGAGACGCTTGTTCACGGCGCCCAGATAACAACAATAGATTCATTCTGCCAATATGTGATAAAGAACAACTTTAATGATATAGATCTTGATCCTTCCTACAGAGTAGGGGATGAAGGTGAGATGAGGCTTCTTAAAGCGGATGTGCTTGAGGAACTTCTTGAAAACAAATATGAAGAGGGAGATCCTGAGTTCCTTAATTGTATGGAGTATTTTGCTACAGGTAACAGTGATAGGGATGTGGAGGATTATATTTTAAAGCTCTACAATTATGCCATGAGTATGCCCTTTCCCGAAGAATGGCTCTCCGAAAGGGCGAATGATTATTTCCTTAATGAGGCCTCTTTTGAAGAGGCGGAATTTGTTAAGCTTAGTAAAAAACAGATTGCAGCTGCAATTGATGAATGCATCCAGTATTTTTCCAAAGCTCTGGCATTGTCTAATGAGCCGGATGGCCCTTATGTTTATGCGGATATGCTCGAAGAGGAGCATGATAAATTAATCAGTATCAGAAATGCAGCGGGCAAAAGCTTTGATGAGATAAGGGCTGAGGTTCTTAATATGAGCTTTGGAACCTTATCACGTAAGAAGGATGAGTCAATAAATGCGGATAAGCGTGAGGCTGCAAAGAATTACCGGGAAAAGGGAAAAAACCAATTAAAAGCAATTGTCGATAAATATTTTGCTGAGGATAAAAAGACAATATGTAAGCATATGGAGTATGCTGCAAAGCCGGTAAAGACTCTTGCGGAGCTTGCAATAAGCTTTAAGGAAAAGTTTGATGAGAAAAAGCGTGATAAGGGTATCATTGACTTTGGCGATATGGAGCATCTCGCCCTTGATATTATTTTAAACGGCGGAGCAAAGCAGTACAGAGACTATTATGAAGAAGTAATGATAGATGAGTATCAGGACTCAAATAAAGTACAAGAGCTCCTCCTTTCTGCTATTTCGGGAGAAGATGAAGGCATCTACAACAGGTTTATGGTTGGCGATGTTAAGCAGAGTATTTACAAGTTCAGACTTGCAAGACCTGAAATCTTCATGGGTAAAATGAAAACCTACTCGTGGGAAGAGGGCGCTGACAAGAGAAAGATATCTCTGCACAATAACTTCCGAAGCAGAGGAGAAGTCCTTGACGGAGTAAATTATGTCTTTGAGCAGATAATGGGTGATGACCTTGGCGGGGTCAGTTATAACGAAGATGCAAGACTTGTTACCGGCGGTGAATTCCCCAAGCCGGAGGAGGCGCAAAAAGATGCCTTTACTACGGAGCTGATGCTTGCTGATATTAAAGATTCTTCATCCGAGGAAGCGAAGGAAACAGAGGCGGGGATGATAGCCTCAAGAATTGCGGAATTGATGAAGACCGGTATTGTCACAGGTGAAGATAAGGAGCTGCGACCCGTAAGGTACGGGGATATAGTTATTCTTCTAAGAACTACCAAGGGATGGGATGATGTTTTCAGAAAGGTACTTGAAAGTAAGGGAATACCTGCCTATGTGGAATCGAGAACAGGGTATTTTTCAGCTACAGAGGTGGTTACGGTATTGAATTTTTTAAGAATCCTGAATAATCCCAGACAGGATGTGCCTTTGGTCAGTGTGATGCATTCTGCTATAGGCGGATTTTCGGATGAGGAACTGGCACTTATAAAATCCTTTGACAGAATGAGAGAGAAGGACGCGGAAAAAAATCTGTTTGATGATGACAGCTTCTATGACATTTTGTTAAAGTACACCGGTGATTGGGATAACAGGAATGGGGATAGCGAGAAGGCGGAAGATACATCAGCTGAAGCAGACATACTTAGTGAAAAACTGGCAAAGAAAATAAGTGATTTTCTGGCATTTATTCATGAATACAGGAAAAAGGCCGAGTACTTACCTGTAAATGAGCTTATTCGTCATATCCTGAATGATACGCATTACGGAGAATATTGCGCAGCGCTTCCCGGAGGAGCCAAGCGTCTTGCTAACCTTAATATGCTTTGCGAGAAGGCATCTGACTACGAAAGAACGAGCTTTAGCGGTGTGTTCCACTTTGTAAGATATATTGAACAGCTTGAAAAATATGAAGTGGATTACGGTGAAGCGAATATACTTGATGAAAACGCCGATGTTGTGCGTATTATGAGTATTCATAAGAGTAAGGGACTTGAATTCCCTATAGTGTTTTTATCCGGCATGTCCAAGTCATTTAACTACAGGGATACCATGCAGTCTGTTGTTCTTGATATGGATATGGGAATGGGCGCAAATGCGCTGGATCTTGAGCATCGCATAAAATACAGGACACTTAGAAAGAGTGTTATGAGCGATGTTATGAAGTCTGATATATTGGGCGAAGAAATGCGAATTCTTTACGTTGCTATGACCAGAGCTAAGGATAAGCTTATTATGACAGGGCAGACCAAGATTGGAGACGGCGAGAAAATAGCTGACAGTGAACTGGGCGGGCAGCTTCAAAAGTATATGAGCTTTAGGAACAGACAGCCGGAAGATACTGAGCAGCCATACCTTCTGCCTTATTATCTTAGAAATTCTGCAGGTTCCTATCAGGATTTGGTATTAATGGCGCTTGCGAGGCACTCTGAATTTGAGGCTATCTGCAAGGGAGCAGGCATAGATTGCGAGCCTGTTAAGGCAACCGATAAAGAAACAGGCAATGAGCCTCCTTTTGCCTTCAGGCTGATGTCGGCGGATGAGCTTACTGCAAAGGAAATTACGGAGGAGGTATCTGCAAAGGTAAGGCTTCAAAAGCTGACTCTTGATATTTCTCCCGAAGAACAGCAGTATGTGCAGCTTTTTGAGGATAGATTCAGCCATAGTTATGCTTTTTCAAATTATGAGGACCTCTATGTTAAAACAACAGTCACGGAACTGAAAAAAGCACAGCTTGAAAGTGAGAACGAACCCGCATATCAGCTTATACCGGAAGAAGAGATCGTACCGGAATTTATATCGGATAAAGAGAAAAAGGCAGTAGGTGCCGCAAGAGGTACTATTTATCACAGAATTATGGAGCTTTTATACGGAACGGGAGATGACTCTATCGATGATATAACAGCAGATCTTTCCGGATGGATCAAACACATGGAGGAAAAGGGAAAGGTTCCGGCCGGTGCATTTGAGAGCGTTAAGACGGAGGATTTCCTAAAATTCTATAAGAGTGAGATTGGCGGCAGAATGAAGCAGGCAATGCTTAAAGGAAAGCTGTTCAGGGAATCTCCGTTTATGATGGGAATCAGTGCAAATCTGGTGAATCCCAAATTCCCGGAATCCGAACAGGTCCTTATTCAGGGAATAATCGATGTCTGGTTTGAAGAGGATGATGGAATAGTACTTCTTGACTATAAAACCGATAAAGTCAGAAGAGCAGAGGAGCTTGTTGAAAAGTACAAGGT